The following proteins are encoded in a genomic region of Streptococcus constellatus subsp. constellatus:
- a CDS encoding ABC transporter ATP-binding protein — protein sequence MNLIEVKDLSKEIRGKEILKNISFTINDGECVALIGPNGAGKTTLMDCLLGDKFLTGGQVRIQSLQPTNNQLKQVVAILPQENTVVADLKVNELLNFFQSIYLNSLSNQEIDVLLKFTDKQKEQLASKLSGGQKRLLSFVLALIGRPKILFLDEPTSAMDTSTRQHFWEVVDELKKNGVTIVYSSHYIEEVEHTADRILVLHKGELIRDTTPYAMRSEEQEKHFTIPLSYRAIVENLPEATEIEIKQSALSFATKEASKVWQVLIHNGCTIEEIEVRNRTLLDSIFETTQE from the coding sequence ATGAATTTGATTGAAGTAAAGGATTTGTCCAAAGAGATTCGTGGGAAAGAAATTTTGAAAAATATTTCTTTTACAATTAACGATGGAGAATGTGTGGCGTTGATTGGTCCAAATGGGGCTGGGAAAACGACATTAATGGATTGCTTGTTGGGCGATAAGTTTCTTACAGGTGGACAGGTCAGGATTCAGAGTTTGCAGCCGACAAATAATCAATTGAAACAGGTAGTTGCTATTTTGCCACAAGAAAACACAGTCGTGGCAGACTTGAAGGTAAATGAACTATTAAACTTTTTCCAAAGTATTTACCTAAATAGTCTGAGCAATCAGGAAATTGATGTTCTGTTGAAATTTACGGATAAACAAAAAGAACAGTTGGCCAGTAAATTATCTGGTGGACAAAAACGGTTACTTTCTTTTGTTTTAGCTCTTATCGGGCGTCCGAAGATACTCTTTTTAGATGAACCAACTTCTGCTATGGATACTTCTACAAGACAGCATTTTTGGGAAGTTGTGGATGAACTAAAGAAAAATGGTGTGACTATTGTTTATTCTTCTCACTATATCGAAGAAGTGGAGCATACAGCGGATCGTATTTTGGTGCTACATAAGGGAGAACTAATCCGAGATACGACGCCGTATGCCATGCGTAGTGAGGAACAGGAAAAACACTTCACTATTCCACTTTCTTACCGAGCTATTGTAGAAAACTTACCTGAAGCAACCGAAATCGAAATCAAGCAAAGTGCTCTGTCCTTTGCAACTAAAGAGGCCAGTAAAGTATGGCAAGTCTTGATCCATAATGGCTGTACGATTGAGGAAATTGAAGTACGCAACCGAACGTTGTTGGATAGTATTTTTGAGACAACGCAAGAGTAA
- a CDS encoding sensor histidine kinase, translating to MWEKFKQVHYMFHIALVFIIFPVAGVISGEYPLFLLLWTATFVVSYYAVLLSNHRLIQFFSWWFLVAYIYYGSVWLNGGFTWYIFYLSNLLIYELDDISFKSWRFLTFIALQPIIVMTNYLVGNVGPAELLFFVVTFLFSDGLTFGLHRIQMTERIKEEKVKQNAQLNLFLAENERNRIGRDLHDSLGHTFAMLSIKTELAQQFLQMKAYEKAGKELQEVHEISKQSMADVRRIIDNLKTRTLDDELVTIQVMLEMSGIQVQVLNQLNIASIAPTMQSSLSMVLLELATNIIKHAQASHCKIRLYSEDKCLIADVEDNGKGFKTVTGKELHSVQERVEALSGQVEILNYKQPTKIRVHLPMEGYR from the coding sequence ATGTGGGAAAAATTTAAACAAGTCCACTATATGTTTCATATTGCGCTGGTCTTTATCATCTTTCCAGTGGCGGGAGTGATTAGCGGGGAATACCCGCTTTTCCTCTTGCTCTGGACAGCTACTTTTGTTGTGTCTTACTATGCGGTCTTGTTAAGTAACCATCGCCTTATCCAGTTTTTTTCTTGGTGGTTCTTGGTAGCTTACATATATTATGGTTCTGTCTGGTTAAATGGAGGGTTTACTTGGTACATTTTTTATCTATCTAATCTGCTTATTTACGAACTAGATGATATTTCTTTTAAATCCTGGCGTTTTTTAACCTTTATCGCCTTGCAGCCTATTATTGTGATGACTAATTACTTGGTGGGTAATGTTGGTCCAGCAGAGCTACTCTTCTTTGTTGTAACCTTTCTCTTTTCGGATGGCTTGACCTTTGGTCTCCATCGGATTCAAATGACAGAGCGGATCAAGGAAGAAAAGGTCAAACAAAATGCCCAGCTGAATCTTTTTCTAGCAGAAAATGAGCGTAATCGGATTGGTCGAGACTTACATGATAGTCTAGGGCACACCTTTGCTATGCTCAGTATCAAGACAGAATTGGCGCAACAGTTTCTTCAAATGAAAGCTTATGAGAAAGCTGGCAAAGAATTGCAAGAAGTGCATGAAATTAGCAAGCAATCTATGGCGGATGTACGACGAATTATTGATAATCTCAAAACACGAACGTTAGATGATGAATTGGTGACGATTCAAGTGATGTTAGAAATGAGTGGGATTCAAGTACAAGTACTGAATCAACTCAATATAGCTAGTATTGCACCAACTATGCAATCAAGCTTAAGTATGGTTTTACTAGAATTGGCGACGAATATCATCAAACATGCTCAAGCAAGTCATTGTAAAATTCGTTTATATTCTGAAGACAAATGCTTAATTGCTGATGTTGAGGATAATGGGAAAGGTTTCAAAACTGTCACAGGAAAAGAATTACATTCGGTTCAGGAGCGTGTAGAAGCTTTGTCTGGACAAGTAGAGATTTTAAATTATAAACAGCCAACTAAGATTCGAGTACATTTGCCAATGGAGGGATACAGATGA
- a CDS encoding response regulator transcription factor, with protein sequence MKLLVAEDQSMLRDALCQLLEMQPDVEMVHQASNGQEALDLLQSQNIDVAILDVEMPEKTGLDVLEWVKEQQSVVKVIIVTTFKRPGYFERAVKSNVDAYVLKERSIADLMKTIQTVLAGKKEYSPELMEVMMTSKNPLSNQEILVLQATARGLSSKEIAQKLYLSNGTIRNYMSSILTKLTAENRLEAVRIAQENGWI encoded by the coding sequence ATGAAATTATTAGTAGCCGAAGATCAAAGTATGTTACGGGATGCTTTGTGCCAATTACTAGAAATGCAGCCAGATGTCGAAATGGTTCATCAGGCTTCTAATGGTCAGGAAGCACTGGATCTTCTCCAATCCCAAAATATTGATGTTGCTATTTTAGATGTGGAAATGCCAGAAAAAACAGGTTTAGATGTTTTAGAATGGGTTAAGGAGCAGCAATCAGTTGTTAAAGTTATCATTGTCACCACGTTTAAACGTCCGGGCTATTTCGAACGTGCTGTAAAGTCTAATGTAGATGCTTATGTTTTAAAAGAACGCAGCATAGCTGACCTTATGAAAACGATTCAAACAGTATTAGCCGGAAAAAAAGAATATTCTCCTGAGTTAATGGAAGTCATGATGACAAGTAAGAATCCCTTGTCCAATCAAGAAATTTTAGTTTTGCAAGCAACAGCAAGAGGCTTATCTAGTAAAGAAATTGCGCAAAAGCTTTATCTATCAAATGGTACCATTCGCAATTATATGTCGAGTATTCTAACGAAATTAACAGCAGAAAATCGTTTGGAAGCAGTTCGAATTGCTCAAGAAAATGGTTGGATATAA
- a CDS encoding ABC transporter permease has translation MKYMTSLMKIELILMKRQAAYYLLSIGLPSVFYLIFSGMMSGNAPASVLQAYLFSMTVFSIMSSAFFSIPSTLQSDKNNNWQKMIQHSPISMVKYYISKLCSTLLTFMLSIIVVFSVGHFVRGVDLPMVDWLVIALILLVGSMVFIAMGVLVSLLPSAQLMSVVGNIVYMALAVLGGLWFPLTMFPKWLQSIGKLTPSYQLMQVVSSYLEHHQFNGKAALIVLIYTVLVSILVLQLKNRIEVK, from the coding sequence ATGAAATATATGACTAGTTTAATGAAGATTGAGTTAATTTTGATGAAGCGACAAGCAGCTTATTATTTACTGTCTATCGGCTTACCCAGTGTTTTTTACTTAATATTTTCTGGTATGATGTCGGGGAATGCACCAGCTAGTGTACTTCAGGCATATCTCTTTTCAATGACTGTTTTTAGTATCATGTCTAGCGCCTTCTTTAGTATTCCAAGCACTTTGCAGTCTGATAAAAATAATAACTGGCAAAAAATGATTCAGCACTCGCCGATTTCTATGGTAAAATACTATATATCAAAACTCTGTAGTACGCTGTTGACTTTCATGCTTTCCATTATCGTGGTCTTTTCAGTCGGGCATTTTGTACGCGGTGTTGATCTGCCAATGGTGGACTGGCTCGTTATTGCCTTGATACTTCTGGTGGGAAGTATGGTCTTTATTGCCATGGGTGTATTGGTTAGCCTCTTGCCAAGTGCTCAGCTCATGTCTGTAGTAGGCAATATCGTCTATATGGCACTGGCTGTTCTGGGCGGGCTATGGTTCCCTCTGACCATGTTCCCAAAATGGCTCCAATCCATCGGTAAGCTGACGCCAAGTTATCAACTGATGCAGGTCGTGTCTTCTTATCTAGAACACCATCAATTCAATGGTAAGGCCGCTTTGATTGTTCTGATTTATACAGTTTTGGTTAGCATTCTTGTGTTGCAACTCAAAAATCGAATTGAGGTAAAATAA